The Primulina tabacum isolate GXHZ01 chromosome 10, ASM2559414v2, whole genome shotgun sequence region TATTTAACGTAGAAATGCTGAGTAATGGTGCATTTGTTGGCTATCTTCAAAGTTGcaaaatttcagatttgtaGATTGATTTGTAAGTTATTgctgatgctatttgggttggTTATAGCATGAAGTTTTCTATACATtcaaaagttttatgttgactGCTGTATAAAGAATCTCAACGTTTGTCATTTATTTTTCCTATTCGATCAAGTCTCCCATTTATCTGGAAGAGGTATTTCGATCTGTACATGGCAGAGAAACGTAAGCTATTACCCTCAAGGCTTTGGCTTTGGTAATAACTCTACAGCTTCTTGGGTCCAACCACATGGACCGACTCTTTGACACAACCTCATTTTTGGCTTCATCCTTATCTTTGATTTCTTATTaaactttaatttaattttctcaTGAACTTTTTCTTCAATGTTGGGCTATAGTTTCTCCGGGACAAAGAAGATGGTGAAAGTGTTGTTCGTCCCAGTTTACGCGGGCCTTCATATTTGACTTTAACGCTGAAAGTTTGTGATGGGGTTTTTGCTAACAAGGACATAGTTGAAGGTCAAAAGGAACTCAAGGACATCACAAGCTTGCTCCAAATCGGAAAGAAATTGAAAATTGGAGAAGATACATTTGAGGATCTTGATGAGGTAATTGTTTACAGTGGTTAAGGCTAGAAAACCAAACGAGTTTTGATTGTAAAAATTTGATGAATCTCGACCTGCATATGGTGTCATCAAGGCTCTAAACTGTGCTGGAATTTTTTAGTCCAGTGTTAGGATGCAAATAATGTGTATATACCAGTGCTTTGCATGTTTTCTCTCTTTCGCTCTCTTTTTATGATCTGTTGGTAATGTTACGCACTAGCACATAATGGAAGAAACTTTTCCCTTTCTTTCTGGttagatttttcattttttgttcGAATGTTTGTTCTGGttagatttttcattttttggctgAATGTTTGTAGATTGGCTGTCTCAAGGAGATTCAGCTCttttaattcaaaaaaaatcttttgattatttattacaGTCAACCTTCAGGTTGCAACGTTAGATATTCTTGATTCAGCGAATTTTGACTAGGAATTTTTGCATGATTGCCAAAATTGTCTTGTATTAATTAACGTGCTAGTTTGTTTGGTGTGTAGTGTTCTATGATTTCCATATGAATTAGGCTATTGTTTTGTGCTGGGGCTTGATGGAATTGGTGCAaaagcaaaatattttatgaattcAACTTCTTTATCATGCTATTCTTCATTCAGGTAATGGATCGATACGTGGACCCATTAATAGCTCATTTGAAGACAATGTTAAATTATAGGAAATTTAGGAAGGGCACTAAAACTGATATTGACGAGCTCCTTAGAATCGAAAAAGCTAAGATTCCAACAAAAATTGTGTATTGCCTTGGGTTATCTTATGACCATCCTGGCACATTTATCCTGACTTACATAAGAAGTGTGAATCCACATCATGAGTACATTGGTCTCTATCCAAAGGGATTTAAGTTCCGTAAACGAATGTTCGGGGACGTGGACCGTCTTGTTGCATATTTTCAGACACACATTGATGATCCACAGAGTTCTGTTCCAACAATTCAATCAGCTGCTGCTATGGTGCCAATCAGAAGTTTTGGTTCTGGTGATGACTGGGGTGGTTCAAACAATGACGGTGATTGGGGTGGAAGCCAATCTATGGATGGAGATAAAACTTTTGGAATGGGTTCTAGAGGAGGTAACTTAGAAATTTTTCATTCCTTCCACCTGCTATATATATGTTATAAGGTGTCTATATCACAATTTCTCAAATTCATACGTGGTTCGTTGATATATCTAGGTTGCTTTTCTCAGTTGATTGataattttcctttttcttaaTGCTGATTGCTCTGTCTGCTGAGTTATATTATTCAATTGGATTTGGTAAAGGTATTTGATCCCTCGGTTTTTTGCATCAGCATGCTGAGTTTTTTTCAAGAATTGCGAACTGCAACTGCTTTGTTTGGTACTACATTCTACAATAATAAAGAAGTCTTCTCCTTTATCTTAATTTGGTTGGTTCACTCCTGGATTAAATTATCCATGAATTGTAGTTTGCCTAAGCATCTTAAATTTGTTTTAGTTAACTGAACAACGGCCTTTTTGTaacatttattttctttatattttgtttttctctCAGGTAGAGGTGACTCTCAAAGTGGCGGTCGCGGGCGCGGGCGTGGTCGCGGGCGCGGTCAGGGGATGCGGACGGGGTTGTGACTCCTATGGTGATGGCAGGCCTGACAAACATGACTTTGATCGTGACTCGCAAAAGTGGGGTTCTAACAATGACAAAGGTGTTGATTGGGGAGGTGGGGCAAGTGGAAGCGCCGGTGGTTGGGGTGGTGGTGATGGCAGTGGAAATTCTGGTAGTTGGAGTGGTGTTGGAGGTGGAAGTAAAGGTGATGGTAATTGCATAGATGGCGGCAGTGGAAATACTGGTGGTTGGGGTGGCGGCGGCAGTGGAAATACTGGTGGTTGGGGTGTTGCTGGAGGTGGAATTAAAAATGACAGTAATTGGGGAGGTGGGGGAAGTGGAGGTGCTGGTGGTTTGGGTGGAGGAGGTGACCGAACTGAAAGTGCTGGTGGTTGGGGCGGTGGTGGCAGAGGAGGTGACAGAAGCAGAAGTGCTGGTGGTCAGGGTGGTGGTGATGACAATGGAAATAATGGCGGTTGGGGTGGTGCCGGAGGTGGAAGTAAAAAAGACAGTAATTGGGGAGGTGGTGGAAGTGGAGGTGCTGTTGGTTGGGGTGGCGGAGGAGGTGACCAAAGTGGAAGCGTCGGTGGTGGAAACAAAAGTGATGGCAATTGGGATGGTGGCAGATGTGGAGATGCCGGTGGTTGGGGTGGTGTTGGAGGTGGTGGACGTGGAGGTGCTGGTGGTTGGGGTGGCGGCAGAGGAGGTAACCAAAGGGGAAGCGCTGGTAATTGTGAAATCGGAGGCGATGGAAGTAAAACTGATGGCAATTGGGGTGgttgcagaagtggagacaCCAAGGGTTGGGGTAAGGGCGAAAGTGGAACCACTAGAGTTGGTGGTGATGGAGGAGGTGGCCAAAGTGGAAGCACTGGTGGTTGGGGAGGTGGTAGCACTGGTCATGGTGGCAGTGGAAAAACTGGTGGCTGGGGAGGAGGTGGACGTGACAATGCTGATGGTGGTCGTGGTGCTTCAGGTGGTAGTGGGGGTGAAGTTGGTGGAAGTGGAGGGGCTGGTACCTGGGGAGGTGGTGGAAATGACAGCGATGGTGGTGGCAGTGCAAATGCTGGTGCCTGGGGTGGTAGCGGAGGTGGAAGTGGAAGTGCTGGTGCTTGGGGAGATGCTGGTGGGACAAGTGCTGATGGCGGAAATGTAAGGCCTGGTGGTTGGGGCGGTGGCAGTAACAATAAAAGTACTGGTGGCACGGGTGAAGGTATTGGAAGTGGAAGCACCGGTGGTTGGGGTGGTGTTGGTAGCCATAAAAGTGCTGGTGGTGGAGATAGAGGTAGTGGTTGGGGAAGTGGTGGTGACGGAGGAAGCACTGATGGTTGGAAAGGTAGTGGACATGACGATGCTGGTCGTGATTGGGGTGGCAGCCATAGTGCTTTAGGGGGTACCAAAGGTGGAGGTGCTGGTTGGGGTGGCGGCCGTGCTTCTTCAGCTGGTGGCAGATATGGTCGAAGTGGATGCACTGGTGGTGGGCGTGGTGGCAGTAGCAGCAGAAGCACTGGTGGCAGGGCTGGAGGTACTGGACGTGGAAGCACCAGTGGTTGGGGTGGTGGCGGAGGAAGCACTGGTGGGTGGAAAGGAGTTGGACAAGAGAATACTGGTACTGGTTGGGGTGGTAGCCATGGTGCTTCAGGTGGTAGCAAAGGTGGAGGTGCTGGTTGGGGTGGCGGCCATGGTTCTTCATGTGGAGATGGAGGTGGAAGTGGAGGTGGTCAAAGTGGAGTTGCTGGTGCCTGGGGAGGCAGCGGTAGTGCAAATGATGGTGGCTGGGGTAGCGGAAGTGGAGGCACTGGTGCTTGGGCAGTTGGCGGTAGTTCAAATGCTGGCGGTGGCAACGAAAGTACTGGTGGTTGGGGTGGTGGCAGGGGTGGAGGTACAGGAAGTGGAAGCACTGGTGGCTGGGGTAGTGGTTGTGGCAGTGAAACCACCGACGGTGGTGGTGGAAATGCCGGTGGCTGGGGAGTCAGCGGTACTAAGAAAGAAGGTGGAGGTGGGTGGGGGCAGGGAAGTGATGCAGCAGGTAATTCAGGATGGGGCAGTAGCAGCAGCAAGAAGAGCTCAGAAGCTGGTAAAGGAGGCTGGTGATTTGATTTTCCAACTTAATTAGGATTCTATTTCTTCATTTCAAGGTTCAATAGGATAACTGCTATGCCCCTCGTCTCTTACTATATATTTTGAATTCAAGTAATCAATCAATCTATGGGTGTTTGATGATATGATTAAATTTGTGTAGAATAAATACCTCACAACTTTATATTTTCAAACGAAATCAATTCTATTTGATAATGATGCTAaaactatttaaaaatttttaaaaaaaaactaataaaaTTTTGGTTCAACGGAAATAACTGATCGAGAATGTCATATTCAAAAATCTGGTTTGATAAAAATTgcagaaattaaattttaatttttcgaaAAAAACTATTGATAAGCCCAAATTTTGtagagattttagggattttattttataatatttgtgtttATTTAGAATTATTATCCTAATTTTGTGCttatcataattaattttataatgattgtagatttgaatagaAGAGGAAAAAATGCTTAAATTGGGAGATAAGATGATTTTATAAGATTTCAAAGgaaacaaaatatcaaaaaaagggaaataaaatatttttattctttgatgatattgaaatcttgaaaaatctatGTAAATCTTGATAAATATCTTATCTCTATATTTTATTTACTTGACATGGGCTTAGAAGGAAAGAAAAAACGAGGCCCACTGAGAAGAATAAAAAGGGGCAGAGGAGTAACGTGAAAGCAGAGGCGCACAAAAGAGAAAAACCAACGCAGAAGAAGTGAGAGGAGGAGAAAGGAAGAGAGGAGAGCAGAAGAGCAGCAGGGAAAGAAGACGGAAGTGCAGGAAATAAGGAGGAAGTGAACAACAGAGAAGAGGAAAAGAGGAAGGAAGCGTAGAACATAAGGCTACAGTGAAGCAGAAACAGTGAGGAAGTGCATAAGGGAGGAAGACAGAAGCCAAAAGCTGGAGGAATTCCTCACACATGCCTAAATCACAGAGAATTTCTTTcacttctttctttcttttgttttcttctatgaacttaaatatgtgttttcacttctattttgaattcatggaataattttttttaggcTAAGACCACAATAGGGtcaaacaatattttatttgatatttgttttattttcgttatattatttttttagattttaattattgattgattttagtttaatatttcttgttaatagcctgatcaactatttacatgtatgttgattaatcacgaatcggaagatgattaattaaatatagcaacaaagacgtcatcaacacatggttaaactgactagaaataatattcggtttcagtgtgcggttttaggtgaaaactgaaattccacgaagatttaatgcatttagatctaattaaattcaattagaaataattggactgttagatttaaataggtttattaactcgaggaatcgtttaataaataaatttggggatttcaccgtgattgtcaagaattaaataattaattgaattttaacacgtgtcaacatagtagagtttggtaccgttgtgtgtcttagttatttatttgaatttgaatccctCCTTGATATTTGAATCCATCGTTTTTaattgcaattattttatttaaagtttagattaataatccacatatcatctttttatttattttgtctagcttaagttaagtgatataaattctagtaattaaatattagtctctgtgggatcgatacttggactcatcatccatttactataacttgacctagtccgcttgctagatttattcacaaccgaaatcgtcggtcaactATCTAATCAGTGTATTCAATTTGATTTCTGTTATTATTGTAAAAGAAATCGGTTCAACCGAGTAAAATTAAATTGAGTTGTTTTATATTCActttattttccaaaaattcataattgattttaattcaGGTCGATTTAATTCGATAGAAATTTTGTTTATCCCTAATTtagtaatattattatttattgtatttaattaattttaacattaattattagtattattgTTATCATCAATTTTTTTCATATGATTTACTATTTATCATTTTATCAATATTGTTaggattattttttaatttaaataatgaaaataataacatttatatatttagaaataaaaaaaaacagtaTTTAGGCTCCGTTCTTACAAGCAACGCGCCCTTTCTATTTCGAGGGTTTGGGTTTCGACGTTTCGTGTCTTCTCTTCACTGAAAACAAGCAGGCAGTGCCTCCTCCATTTCTTCAACAATTAATCATGACTCAATCGCAGGAAGAATTGTTGGCAACTCACCTCGAGCAACACAAGATTGATGTAAGTTCATCTCGATTCAAGCATTGAATTTATTGCTTTTCAATTGTATTTGTTCTGTTTGAAATCGATTTTTTCGTTGTTGTGCCGTTTTTGCTTTTTTCTACGGATTGGTGATTGGTAGATTCGTCGGGGGCTGCTTGAGATTGTTGCTGCTGTATTCCTTCTGATCTGTTTTCCCCCATTCTTTGTTGCTATAGTTATTTGGTTGTTTGGGCGAACTGTAGTTTCATGGTTTTGAGATGATAAAAGTACGATCCCAtagaagaaaaaatattttacaatcgTAATTAACATCAATaacagttttttttaaaatttatttctttaCCTTTTAACAATGACAAGagtaataaatttataatttcaaaattcatTTTGTACTTATAGCTAATGTAAAAAGGATTTTAGATCGTCTTAGAAACACTTGCTGAAATTTTCTTGTGGGTTATGTTGGAAAATCCATCCTGTGAATTAAATTTCATAACTAATTTCTTCTTATCCAAAATATTAGAGCAGGAGAAAGGAAAAAGCGCCTGCGCTAAACGATTCTCCCTCACAAGTGTCCCACTTATATATGAGCGGGTTTCGTTTTACCATGTGGGGGTGAAAGACTGCTTGAAAAAtgcattaaaaattattattttttggttCTGTTACTGTTGAGAGGGAGGTCGATGAATTCTTTTTTGATCCTGTGAAATTAATGTTTTTGATGTGATTTCACTTTGGTATTCATGTGTATAGAATGCCTGTCCATCTCCCACTAGTGGAATTTTAGAGCTGCACATGCTATGAAAACGTAAGTGTGTTGCTAACTGATGGCTTATTGATTTCAATCAATGTTGCAGCATGATAAGCCTTTAATTGAGGATGATGACGACGACGATGACGATGAGGAAGGCGACGAAGATGATACCGAAGGTATGTGTATTGTACCCTTTTGATCTGAAATTGTTTATCCTTTTATAAACTTGACGTTTTCTTGACTTTCTAAATGAAATACACTGAATTGTGCTGTATCTAGATCAAACCTTAACAGAATTCAAATATTTGTGCTCGTTGGTTGAGTTCTGAAATTGTTTTTGTGACTCATATTTATGAGGTTCTATTAGTTATCTTGATTGGGCAACTATCTGCGCTTATTTGTAATGGAAGAGTAGCTTAATACTCTTTTGGTGGCTTTTCCTAACCCACACAACCCCAACACCCCCCCTTCTGTGGTTTTTAATTTCTGTttacttctatttttttaaaattttctctaaaTGGCGTTACGCAGAGAAGTGCCTTGAGTCTTTGACCACTATTTTGTTAATGCAATGCTTGCATGTCAGATGCGAGTTTATATGGTACATTTTGCTATTAAGACACGTTACCTTTCCTGTCTTTCTGGCTTTGCAAGTTTTCTCGTTTCTCAAATGACTGTTAAAGAAACATTGTTGAAGTCTCATTTTGGCGATCATGGAACAAACTGTGTTGAGTAGTTGTGATCTAAAGCCTTCCGTGAGTGGTGAATCCTTACATCAAAAATTATGCGTTAGTGTCTCCAGTTGGTGAAGTAATAGAAAGTCGGAAAACAAGACAATCCAAGCATCTTTGAACTTCCACTGCTAATGCCTGCGAAAACTTTATTTCTCAAAGGCTGCCTAGTCTTATAATTTCCATGCTTGTAATAGGGTAAATGATAATTACTTAACTGATGTGGTACCCTAGCAAAGAGTGATGACACACATTATAACACCATCAGACTAGAAATCTAAAAACAGTTTCATTTGCTCTTTCCTGTATAATTTAATGTTTATGTATCATAATTGCAAACTGGACCAAGTCTCTCTTGTTTCTTTTGGTAGGACAAGAAGATGCCAGTGGTAGTTCAAAGCAGAGCCGAAGTGAGAAGAAGAGCCGCAAGGCAATGCTAAAGCTAGGAATGAAGTCCATCCCTGGGGTCAGCCGAGTCACTGTTAAAAAGAGCAAGAATGTTTGTACCACTATCATTTATTGGACATGGTCATGTTATATATAACTTCCTTGACCATGTTCTAGCATGTCAACTTACACTTCAGTTTCTGTGTCAACGATGTTTCAGATCCTGTTTGTCATCTCAAAACCAGATGTGTTTAAGAGCCCAAATTCAGATACTTATGTAATCTTTGGAGAGGCAAAGATCGAGGATTTGAGTTCACAATTGCAGACTCAGGCTGCGGAGCAGTTTAAGACTCCTAATCTCACAAACACGGTCCCGAAGACTGAGGCAACATGTGTTCCTCAGGATGATGAAGATGTTGACGAGACTGGAGTTGAACCAAAGGACATAGAGCTTGTGATGACACAGGCTGGGGTTTCAAGAGCCAGGgcagtcaaatcactcaaggATGCAGATGGAGATATTGTCTCTGCCATTATGGAGCTCACAAACTAGTATAACATCTTTGTGTCTGTTTCGCTTTAAATGGTCACAATTTTTCTTTGAATATGTCTGAGGCCTTGAATCGTTGAGGTATGAGTCATTTGATTTGCTACCTTTTCTTTGTTTTTGTTGGACATCATGTTGTATACAATATCCATCAGCCTGCGATctgatgaaaatgttctttcTTGATTATGATTTATTTGGAGAGAATTCTTACTTTCTTCACTTGAATATATTTGAGGAAAAAATACCTTtttttgttcaaatttactgtTTTGCGATTGTCAAAGGAAAGTTTTAGTCCGTTGTATTATAACTTTTTTGCAATTTTGGTCGTATTctcaattaaaaaatatatatatattaaaattacaaaaagtCCAtgctaaaaatatcaaaattctaAATAAAAAGCGATTAagcaaaaaatcaaaaaatacaatattaaGATCGAAATTCGATAAGATCAAAAATTTATTTACCTATCAAGAGCAGCAGGTGCCCATGTAGAAGGAACGTTCCATGCTTCATCGACAAGAATCAGTGGATATCTATCGATATGAATACGAACAAATTGATATAGAGTACGTAGTCGCAAAGCGAACATGTAAATGATGTTAAAAGACAATAAAATTGCAATCCTATGACATCAAATCATCACATCGGACGGCAGTGAAGATGATTGATGAAGTCGGTATTCAAAGATGGTAATGTTTGCAGGAGGTTCAAAGTCACAATATTGTTCAACTAGTGTAATACATATATCATAaaccataaataaattttaaacacaGCCTCGCCCTCCGTCTcttgtaaatattttaatgaTACAACTCCAATATTTTAAACCATAAAACAGCTCACCCGCTACGATTCAATCGTTCAACTAATAAGATAATTATTGCACACAAACGATGTGATAGAAGTGGCATGCAAGATAAATTAATAAAGCATCACAAGTgcagagaaaaaaaaattagagataTATTTGAGtgtgcattaaaatatatatcaagtCCTCAATCATCTAATTCATTATTCAGGGCTAAGTTCTTTGAGCAACTTAGGGTACTGCCTTGAAGTAACCTATTTTTTATCTAAATTTAGACCTATTAATGTGACCGATAAGATAGATACGACATTTTTTACTTTACTTGTTTTCTCTTGGCCTGAAATTTCAGCAAAAATAGTTGGTCATAGCATTTTATACGATGACCTAAGAACTTTGAGAAACTATATTGGTtaccaatttttttaatgacttcaatatatatatatatatgtatgtatatgtttcCATGTATATATGAGATGGATCCACCGATTCATacttacaataaaaattaataatttaaaaaaaaaagtattaatatttttcattaattaagtTGATTCcaaatcgtctcacacaaattaaGAGTTTTTAGAAATAGTATAATACTTTTTTTCTTTACACAACTATTCATATATTTTATCCATGACACTGAAAAATGAAGCATCCGACCATTTTTAAGCAACAATTCTTTGAAAAGTTTCAAGGGTATTAATGAATCAATACATACAGGCATATTAAAAAACGGAGTtagaaatattatgatatttatCCCCgttaaacaattaattaatgaaaacgTCAGCATGTTCTCCAATAACTCTGATCAGTGATCGCATTCAtcgaaaattccagcaacccACACCTGATCCTGGAAGGGGCAGTAGCCCATTCGAGGTCAATAAGTTGATTGCTTTGCAGCGGATATCTTCTGCGTTAGCCGGGTTAAATCGAAAGCCCTAAGCTACGCGTAACATCATCGTTTATGATACCTAGTTACTCCGAAGAGAATCAGAGCAATggcaaatttcaaaaatccatTCATTGCACACAAATTGGAACAGCAAGATGACAAATTCCAGTAGAGAGCAACTAGCATCTCTAAATTATGCAACACACAGCGCCTAGAGTTCTATTAccaaaataacaaataatacaccAAATCAGACAAATATATGCAGTTCAGGTCTGCTGAACACATTATTTTCTTCGTCCTCTAGTACGGGATATGAGGCAACAAGAGCATCCTGAGCACCAATGTAAAGGGAATTGTAAATTTTCCAGTAAACTTCTCTAACCTTTCTTGCCGGATGAAAGAGTCCCTGAAGACAATAGTTCAGCACAATAGCTGCCCCAAGTGCCGCCCTCATTCCTTCAATAGCTTCCATGACAGCGTTAATAACGTGTGGGGATGTCTCAAAAATGTTGGGCCAGACATAGTTCATCAGGTGGATTAAAGCGTCTTCACATCCCAGACCAGCAACTCCCAGGGCCATGTGTTTGACTGCTGATGCGGCAGTTTGACGATGAACCAAATCTCGGTCCATGAGGGCATCCTCGAGTAATGGAGTCACTGCATAAATGTAGTCCTTGCCCATCTCGCCTATGTACTCAAATAGGAAGGAAAGAGACTTAAGAACACCATTCTGAACATTGAGCTCCGGCACACGGTACTCATTCATCAATGCAGGTAAAACCGTGAATGGTGAACATGTTTCAGCAACAATTGCTATGGCCACAGTTGTGCACACCCGGTTTTGACGTTCCTGCACCTTG contains the following coding sequences:
- the LOC142505806 gene encoding nascent polypeptide-associated complex subunit alpha-like protein 1 yields the protein MTQSQEELLATHLEQHKIDHDKPLIEDDDDDDDDEEGDEDDTEGQEDASGSSKQSRSEKKSRKAMLKLGMKSIPGVSRVTVKKSKNILFVISKPDVFKSPNSDTYVIFGEAKIEDLSSQLQTQAAEQFKTPNLTNTVPKTEATCVPQDDEDVDETGVEPKDIELVMTQAGVSRARAVKSLKDADGDIVSAIMELTN